The proteins below come from a single Oryzomicrobium terrae genomic window:
- a CDS encoding UvrD-helicase domain-containing protein: MIDSSPDSGLLANLNPPQHQAVTLPARSALILAGAGSGKTRVLTTRIAWLIATHQVSPHGILAVTFTNKAAKEMVTRLGALIPVNPRGMWIGTFHGLCNRLLRAHYKDAGLPQLFQILDSADQLSAIKRLLKNLNVDDEKFPPRELMHFINGHKEQGIRANRAEAWDDYTRRRVALYAEYEAQCQREGVVDFAELLLRCYELLSHNEPLRAHYQARFRHILVDEFQDTNRLQYAWLKLMAGFEQRATDAPPAAVFAVGDDDQSIYAFRGAEVGNMREFERDFAQETVIRLEQNYRSHGNILDAANALITRNRDRLGKTLWTDAGAGEPIRVYEGMSDLDEARFVVDEIRELVRDGTERSQIALLYRSNAQSRVLEHELFSHGVPYRVYGGLRFFERQEVKHALAYLRLIANPDDDTAFMRVVNFPTRGIGARSLEALQGVAHTTNSSLYNAAASLTGKAGTAVAAFIRLVESLRQETAGLPLPEAVEHVIERSTLRQHYLGEKEGQDRLENLDELINAAANFDREFAGGEITLDGTPVNGDDLGAVLAAFLQHASLEAGDHQAGAEEEAVQLMTVHAAKGLEFDVVFISGLEQGLFPHENAVMEEGGLEEERRLMYVAITRARKRLYLAHAQTRMLHGQTRYCLPSKFLEELPEELLARVNSVASRETAYPGWGVSSQSKWNSALPRSEGRGAGMTGATASATPAFAQEGPGKGLRIGQSVKHAKFGTGVIVAAEGRGSDARVQVNFSGVGVKWLALEYAKLEPV, encoded by the coding sequence ATGATCGATTCTTCCCCCGACTCCGGCCTGCTGGCCAATCTCAACCCACCTCAACACCAGGCGGTCACCCTGCCGGCCCGATCGGCTTTGATCCTGGCTGGCGCCGGTTCGGGCAAGACCCGGGTGCTCACCACCCGCATCGCCTGGCTGATCGCCACCCACCAGGTCAGCCCCCACGGCATCCTGGCGGTGACCTTCACCAACAAGGCGGCCAAGGAAATGGTCACCCGCCTGGGCGCCCTGATCCCGGTGAACCCGCGCGGAATGTGGATTGGCACCTTCCACGGCCTGTGCAACCGGCTGCTGCGCGCCCACTACAAGGACGCCGGTCTGCCCCAGCTGTTCCAGATCCTCGATTCGGCGGACCAGCTCTCGGCGATCAAGCGGCTGTTGAAGAACCTCAACGTGGACGACGAGAAGTTCCCGCCCCGGGAGCTGATGCACTTCATCAACGGCCACAAGGAGCAGGGCATCCGCGCCAACCGAGCCGAGGCCTGGGACGACTACACCCGCCGCCGCGTTGCCCTCTACGCCGAATACGAGGCCCAGTGCCAGCGCGAGGGGGTGGTGGACTTCGCCGAGCTGCTGCTGCGCTGCTATGAGCTGCTGTCCCACAACGAGCCCCTGCGCGCCCATTACCAGGCCCGCTTCCGCCACATCCTGGTGGACGAGTTCCAGGACACCAACCGGCTTCAATATGCCTGGCTGAAGCTGATGGCCGGCTTCGAACAGCGGGCTACCGACGCCCCGCCGGCGGCGGTGTTCGCCGTGGGCGACGACGACCAGTCGATCTACGCCTTCCGCGGCGCCGAGGTGGGCAACATGCGCGAGTTCGAGCGCGACTTCGCCCAGGAGACGGTGATCCGCCTGGAGCAGAACTACCGCTCCCACGGCAACATCCTGGACGCCGCCAACGCCCTCATCACGCGCAACCGGGATCGCCTGGGCAAGACCCTGTGGACCGATGCCGGTGCCGGCGAGCCGATCCGGGTTTACGAGGGTATGTCCGACCTGGACGAGGCCCGTTTCGTGGTGGACGAGATCCGCGAGCTGGTGCGCGACGGCACCGAGCGCAGCCAGATCGCCCTGCTGTACCGCTCCAACGCCCAGTCCCGGGTGCTGGAGCACGAACTGTTCAGCCACGGCGTGCCTTACCGGGTCTATGGCGGGCTGCGCTTCTTCGAGCGCCAGGAGGTGAAGCACGCCCTGGCCTACCTGCGCCTGATCGCCAATCCGGACGACGACACCGCCTTCATGCGGGTGGTGAACTTCCCCACCCGGGGCATCGGTGCCCGTTCCCTGGAAGCCCTCCAGGGCGTTGCCCATACGACCAACTCCAGCCTGTACAACGCCGCCGCCAGTCTCACCGGCAAGGCCGGCACCGCCGTGGCCGCCTTCATCCGCCTGGTGGAAAGCCTGCGCCAGGAAACCGCCGGCCTGCCCCTGCCCGAAGCGGTGGAGCATGTCATCGAGCGCTCCACCCTGCGCCAGCACTACCTGGGCGAGAAGGAAGGCCAGGACCGGCTGGAGAACCTGGACGAACTGATCAACGCCGCCGCCAACTTCGACCGGGAATTCGCCGGCGGCGAAATCACCCTGGACGGCACGCCGGTCAATGGCGACGACCTGGGGGCGGTACTGGCGGCCTTCCTCCAGCACGCCAGCCTGGAAGCCGGCGACCACCAGGCCGGGGCGGAAGAGGAGGCGGTGCAGCTGATGACCGTGCACGCCGCCAAGGGCCTGGAGTTCGACGTGGTGTTCATCTCCGGCCTGGAGCAGGGCCTGTTCCCCCACGAGAACGCGGTGATGGAAGAAGGCGGCCTGGAAGAAGAGCGCCGCCTGATGTACGTGGCCATCACCCGGGCGCGCAAGCGCCTCTACCTGGCCCATGCCCAGACCCGCATGCTGCACGGCCAGACCCGCTACTGCCTGCCGTCCAAGTTCTTGGAAGAACTGCCCGAAGAACTGCTCGCCCGGGTCAATAGCGTCGCCTCCCGGGAAACCGCCTACCCGGGCTGGGGCGTTTCGTCCCAGAGCAAGTGGAACAGCGCCCTGCCCCGCAGCGAGGGTCGCGGTGCCGGCATGACCGGGGCTACCGCGTCAGCCACCCCGGCTTTCGCCCAGGAAGGCCCGGGCAAGGGCCTGCGCATCGGCCAGAGCGTCAAGCACGCCAAGTTCGGCACCGGGGTGATCGTCGCCGCCGAGGGACGGGGCAGCGACGCCCGGGTCCAGGTCAATTTCAGCGGCGTCGGGGTGAAGTGGCTGGCCCTGGAGTACGCCAAGCTCGAACCCGTCTGA
- a CDS encoding chalcone isomerase family protein, with translation MAPAASTLALSLSLFLASGAVHAAEFGGVAFDDRAKVGASELQLNGGGLRTKVFFKVYAMALYLPEKAATAEAVLAGKGAKRIGITLLRDLSAQQFADALNEGIVKNSSEAELAALKPKVQAFTDTLLSLGEAKKGTAVTLDYTPEKGTQLLVNGSAKGAPIPGEDFNRALLRIWLGAKPAQDDLKEGLLGKK, from the coding sequence TTGGCGCCTGCCGCCTCCACCCTTGCCCTGTCCTTATCCCTCTTCCTCGCCAGCGGCGCCGTCCACGCCGCCGAGTTCGGCGGCGTCGCCTTCGACGACCGTGCCAAGGTCGGCGCCAGCGAGCTCCAGCTCAACGGCGGCGGCCTGCGCACCAAGGTGTTCTTCAAGGTGTACGCCATGGCCCTGTACCTGCCGGAAAAGGCCGCCACGGCCGAAGCCGTGCTGGCCGGCAAGGGCGCCAAGCGCATCGGCATCACCCTGCTGCGCGACCTGTCGGCCCAGCAGTTCGCCGACGCCCTCAACGAGGGCATCGTCAAGAACAGCTCGGAGGCCGAACTGGCGGCGCTCAAGCCCAAGGTGCAGGCATTCACCGACACCCTGCTGTCCCTGGGCGAGGCCAAGAAGGGCACCGCCGTGACCCTCGACTACACCCCGGAAAAGGGCACCCAGTTGCTGGTCAACGGCAGCGCCAAGGGCGCCCCGATCCCCGGCGAGGACTTCAACCGGGCCCTGCTGCGCATCTGGCTCGGCGCCAAGCCGGCTCAGGACGATCTGAAAGAGGGGCTGCTCGGCAAGAAGTAA
- a CDS encoding acyl-CoA dehydrogenase, with amino-acid sequence MADKARFQWEDPFLFRDQLSDEERLIADTAHAYCQDKLMPRVLMGHRHETFDRDIFSEMGELGFLGCTIEGYGCAGLSNVGYGLIAREVERVDSGYRSAMSVQSSLVMYPIWAYGSEAQREKYLPKLARGEWVGCFGLTEPNVGSDPGGMLTRAKSVDGGFVLHGAKMWITNSPIADVFVVWAKLDGDKAEDVRGFILEKGMKGLSAPKIEGKFSLRASITGEIVMDEVFVPAENLLPKSGGLKSPLGCLTKARFGIAWGALGAAEFCWHAARNYTLERKQFDRPLAANQLIQKKLADMQTEIALGLQSVLRVGRLMDEGRATPEMVSLIKRNSCGKSLDIARVARDMHGGNGISDEYHVIRHVLNLEAVNTYEGTHDVHALVLGRAQTGIQAFF; translated from the coding sequence ATGGCCGACAAAGCCCGCTTCCAGTGGGAAGACCCCTTCCTGTTCCGCGACCAGTTGAGCGACGAGGAGCGCCTGATCGCCGACACCGCCCACGCCTACTGCCAGGACAAGCTGATGCCCCGGGTGCTGATGGGCCATCGCCACGAGACCTTCGACCGGGACATCTTCTCCGAGATGGGCGAACTGGGCTTTCTCGGCTGCACCATCGAGGGCTACGGCTGCGCCGGGCTGTCCAACGTCGGCTACGGCCTGATCGCCCGGGAGGTGGAGCGGGTCGATTCCGGCTACCGCTCGGCCATGAGCGTCCAGTCGTCCCTGGTGATGTACCCGATCTGGGCCTACGGCTCCGAAGCCCAGCGCGAGAAGTACCTGCCCAAGCTGGCCCGGGGCGAATGGGTCGGCTGCTTCGGCCTGACCGAGCCCAACGTCGGCTCCGACCCGGGCGGCATGCTCACCCGGGCCAAGAGCGTGGACGGCGGCTTCGTCCTGCACGGCGCCAAGATGTGGATCACCAACTCGCCCATCGCCGACGTCTTCGTGGTGTGGGCCAAGCTCGACGGCGACAAGGCCGAAGACGTGCGCGGCTTCATCCTGGAAAAGGGCATGAAGGGCCTCTCCGCCCCCAAGATCGAGGGCAAGTTCTCCCTGCGCGCCTCGATCACCGGCGAGATCGTCATGGACGAGGTGTTCGTCCCGGCCGAGAACCTGCTGCCCAAGAGCGGCGGCCTGAAGTCGCCCCTGGGCTGCCTGACCAAGGCCCGCTTCGGCATCGCCTGGGGCGCCCTGGGCGCCGCCGAGTTCTGCTGGCACGCGGCGCGCAACTACACCCTGGAGCGCAAGCAGTTCGACCGCCCCCTGGCGGCCAACCAGCTGATCCAGAAGAAGCTGGCCGACATGCAGACCGAGATCGCCCTGGGGCTGCAATCGGTGCTACGTGTCGGCCGCCTGATGGACGAGGGCCGCGCCACCCCGGAGATGGTGTCCCTGATCAAGCGCAACTCCTGCGGCAAGTCCCTGGACATCGCCCGGGTGGCCCGGGACATGCACGGCGGCAACGGCATCTCGGACGAGTACCACGTGATCCGCCACGTGCTCAACCTGGAGGCGGTGAACACCTACGAGGGCACCCACGACGTGCACGCCCTGGTGCTCGGCCGCGCCCAGACCGGCATCCAGGCCTTCTTCTGA
- the lptE gene encoding LPS assembly lipoprotein LptE: protein MRTFRPWLLALAASLLLAACGFQLRGAQTLPFKSIYVAVADSSEFGARLKRAVRSSNSTTLAASPAEAEAVFSVTQDTMEKFVLAVNNSGQAREYELRYRFAYTLTDAQGRTLATPTTLTQQRVVTVNPAVAQEVLSKQQEEELLRQDMQRDLVQQVMRRLATTKPLPPAVDSSK from the coding sequence ATGAGGACATTCCGTCCCTGGCTGCTCGCCCTGGCCGCCAGCCTGCTGCTGGCGGCCTGCGGCTTTCAGCTGCGCGGGGCCCAAACCCTGCCGTTCAAGTCGATCTACGTGGCGGTGGCCGATTCGTCCGAATTCGGCGCCCGTCTCAAACGGGCGGTGCGTTCGAGCAACTCGACCACCCTGGCGGCAAGCCCGGCAGAAGCCGAAGCGGTCTTCAGCGTCACCCAGGACACCATGGAAAAGTTCGTGCTGGCCGTCAACAACTCCGGCCAGGCTCGGGAATATGAACTGCGCTACCGCTTTGCCTACACCCTCACCGACGCCCAGGGGCGCACCCTGGCGACGCCCACCACCCTGACGCAGCAACGGGTGGTGACCGTGAACCCGGCAGTGGCCCAAGAAGTGCTCTCCAAACAGCAGGAAGAGGAATTGCTGCGCCAGGACATGCAACGCGACCTGGTGCAGCAGGTCATGCGCCGCCTGGCCACCACCAAACCCCTGCCGCCCGCAGTCGACAGCAGCAAATGA
- the leuS gene encoding leucine--tRNA ligase, which translates to MQEKYNAAEIERAAQAHWDQTGAARAVEDASKPKYYCLSMFPYPSGKLHMGHVRNYTIGDVLSRFYKMQGYNVLQPMGWDAFGMPAENAALANNVPPAKWTYANIDYMRSQLQRLGFAIDWSRELATCTPQYYRWEQWLFTRLFEKGLIYKKLGTVNWDPVDHTVLANEQVIDGRGWRSGALVEKREIPMYYMKITAYAEELLADLDQLPGWPEQVRLMQKNWIGKSTGVRFAFPLADNSDEKLWVFTTRADTIMGVTFVAVAAEHPLATRAAANNPALAAFIEECKKGGVAEADIATMEKKGMPTGIFVRHPLTGEQVEVWVGNYVLMGYGEGAVMAVPAHDERDFAFAKKYNLAIKQVIAAEGETFSLDGWQEWYGDKSRGTCVNSGKYDGLAYEAAVDAIAADLAAKGLGEKKVQFRLRDWGISRQRYWGCPIPVIHCESCGDVPVPDDQLPVVLPENVEITGAGSPLAKMPEFYECTCPKCGKPARRETDTMDTFVESSWYFLRYACPDNTQAMVDERVAYWCKGGIDQYIGGIEHAILHLLYSRFFTKLMRDVGLFGEQKLDEPFANLLTQGMVVAPTFYREGEGGKKLWINPADVDVTTDERGRPTGATLKADGQPVVIGGTEKMSKSKNNGVDPQSLMDEYGADTARLFMMFAAPPDQSLEWSDAGVEGAYRFLRRLWKLVYDHAQAGIVTASNSSDGLAAPQQDLRRKLHQTMAKVADDYGRRKQFNTAVAAIMELLNSYDKTDLGDAAGRALAQEVLEAAVLMLFPIVPHIGQTLYAVLKPGADAVHAPFPKADPAALKQDEIELMIQVNGKLRGSLKVAADADKGSIEAAALASEAAQKFMEGKPAKKVVVVPGRLINIVV; encoded by the coding sequence ATGCAGGAAAAATACAACGCCGCCGAGATTGAGCGCGCCGCCCAAGCCCACTGGGACCAGACCGGTGCCGCCCGGGCCGTCGAAGACGCCAGCAAGCCCAAGTACTACTGCCTGTCCATGTTCCCCTACCCCTCGGGGAAGCTGCACATGGGCCACGTGCGCAACTACACCATCGGCGACGTGCTTTCCCGCTTCTACAAGATGCAGGGCTACAACGTGCTGCAGCCCATGGGCTGGGACGCCTTCGGCATGCCGGCGGAAAACGCCGCCCTGGCCAACAACGTGCCCCCGGCCAAGTGGACCTACGCCAACATCGACTACATGCGCAGCCAGTTGCAGCGCCTGGGCTTTGCCATCGACTGGTCCCGGGAACTGGCCACCTGCACGCCCCAGTACTACCGCTGGGAGCAATGGCTGTTCACCCGCCTGTTCGAGAAGGGCCTGATCTACAAGAAGCTGGGCACGGTGAACTGGGACCCGGTGGACCACACCGTGCTGGCCAACGAGCAGGTCATCGACGGCCGCGGCTGGCGCTCCGGCGCCCTGGTGGAAAAGCGCGAGATCCCCATGTACTACATGAAGATCACCGCCTACGCCGAGGAACTGCTGGCCGACCTGGACCAACTGCCGGGCTGGCCCGAGCAGGTGCGCCTGATGCAGAAGAACTGGATCGGCAAGAGCACCGGCGTACGCTTCGCCTTCCCCCTGGCCGACAACAGTGACGAAAAGCTGTGGGTGTTCACCACCCGGGCCGACACCATCATGGGCGTCACCTTCGTCGCCGTGGCCGCCGAACACCCCCTGGCCACCCGCGCCGCGGCGAACAACCCGGCCCTGGCCGCCTTCATCGAGGAATGCAAGAAGGGCGGCGTGGCCGAGGCCGACATCGCCACCATGGAAAAGAAGGGCATGCCCACGGGCATCTTCGTCCGGCACCCCCTCACCGGCGAGCAGGTGGAAGTGTGGGTCGGCAACTACGTGCTGATGGGCTACGGCGAAGGTGCCGTGATGGCCGTGCCCGCCCACGACGAGCGGGACTTTGCCTTTGCCAAGAAGTACAACCTGGCCATCAAGCAGGTCATCGCCGCTGAAGGCGAGACCTTCAGCCTGGACGGCTGGCAGGAATGGTACGGCGACAAGAGCCGCGGCACCTGCGTCAATTCCGGCAAGTACGACGGCCTGGCCTACGAGGCCGCCGTGGACGCCATCGCCGCTGACCTGGCCGCCAAGGGTCTGGGCGAGAAGAAGGTGCAGTTCCGCCTGCGCGACTGGGGCATTTCCCGCCAGCGCTACTGGGGCTGCCCCATCCCGGTGATCCACTGCGAGTCCTGCGGCGACGTGCCGGTACCCGACGACCAGCTGCCCGTGGTGCTGCCGGAGAACGTGGAAATCACCGGCGCCGGCTCCCCCCTGGCCAAGATGCCCGAGTTCTACGAGTGCACCTGCCCCAAGTGCGGCAAGCCGGCCCGTCGCGAAACCGACACCATGGACACCTTCGTCGAGTCCTCCTGGTACTTCCTGCGCTACGCCTGCCCGGACAACACCCAGGCCATGGTGGACGAGCGGGTCGCCTACTGGTGCAAGGGCGGCATCGACCAGTACATCGGTGGCATCGAGCACGCCATCCTGCACCTGCTCTACTCCCGCTTTTTCACCAAGCTGATGCGGGACGTGGGCCTCTTTGGCGAGCAGAAGCTGGACGAGCCCTTCGCCAACCTGCTGACCCAGGGCATGGTGGTGGCCCCCACCTTCTACCGCGAGGGTGAAGGCGGCAAAAAACTGTGGATCAACCCGGCCGACGTGGATGTGACCACCGACGAACGCGGCCGCCCCACCGGCGCCACCCTCAAGGCCGACGGCCAGCCGGTGGTCATCGGCGGCACCGAGAAGATGTCCAAGTCCAAGAACAACGGCGTGGACCCGCAATCCCTGATGGACGAATACGGCGCCGACACGGCCCGCCTGTTCATGATGTTCGCCGCCCCGCCCGACCAGTCCCTGGAATGGTCCGATGCCGGCGTCGAAGGCGCTTACCGCTTCCTGCGCCGTCTGTGGAAGCTGGTCTACGACCACGCCCAGGCCGGCATCGTCACCGCCAGCAACAGCAGCGACGGCCTCGCCGCCCCTCAGCAGGACCTGCGCCGCAAGCTGCACCAGACCATGGCCAAGGTGGCCGACGACTACGGCCGGCGCAAGCAGTTCAACACCGCCGTGGCGGCGATCATGGAGCTACTCAACAGCTACGACAAGACCGACCTCGGCGATGCCGCCGGCCGGGCCCTGGCCCAGGAAGTACTCGAAGCCGCCGTGCTGATGCTGTTCCCGATCGTCCCCCATATCGGCCAGACCCTCTACGCCGTGCTCAAGCCCGGTGCCGACGCGGTGCACGCGCCCTTCCCCAAGGCCGATCCGGCCGCCCTCAAGCAGGACGAGATCGAGCTGATGATCCAGGTGAACGGCAAGCTGCGCGGCAGCCTGAAGGTGGCGGCCGACGCCGACAAGGGCAGCATCGAAGCCGCCGCCCTGGCCTCGGAAGCGGCCCAGAAGTTCATGGAAGGCAAACCGGCCAAGAAGGTGGTGGTGGTGCCGGGGCGCCTGATCAACATCGTGGTCTAA
- a CDS encoding glutamate-5-semialdehyde dehydrogenase, which translates to MDIHAYMQTLGQRARAASRAVARADTGLKNKALATIAAALRRDEAKLLAANAEDVATARANGLEPAMIDRLTLSTKTIATMAEGVEQVAALPDPVGEISDLKFRPSGIQVGKMRVPLGVIGIIYEARPNVTVDAAALCLKSGNACILRGGSEAIRSNRAIAACVQEGLAAAGLPADAVQVVDTTDRAAVGELITMREYVDVIVPRGGKGLIARLLAESRVPMIQHLDGNCHVYVDDKADPEKALKIVENAKTQRYGTCNTAESLLIARAIAPTLLPRLAAMLQGKGVEIRGCAETAALVPNTVPASDEDYATEFLAPIIAVKVVAGLDEAMDHIARYSSGHTEAIVTEDYTRALTFLREVDSASVMVNASTRFADGFEYGLGAEIGISTDKIHARGPVGLEGLTSQKWVVLGTGQVRA; encoded by the coding sequence ATGGACATTCACGCGTACATGCAGACCCTGGGCCAGCGCGCCCGGGCCGCCTCCCGGGCCGTGGCTCGGGCCGACACCGGCCTCAAGAACAAGGCCCTCGCCACCATTGCCGCCGCCCTGCGCCGCGACGAAGCCAAGCTGCTCGCCGCCAACGCCGAGGACGTGGCCACCGCCCGGGCCAACGGTCTGGAGCCGGCCATGATCGACCGCCTGACCCTGTCGACCAAGACCATCGCCACCATGGCCGAAGGCGTCGAGCAAGTCGCCGCCCTGCCCGATCCGGTGGGCGAAATCTCCGACCTGAAATTCCGCCCCTCCGGCATCCAGGTGGGCAAGATGCGCGTGCCCCTGGGGGTCATCGGCATCATCTACGAGGCCCGCCCCAACGTGACGGTGGACGCCGCCGCCCTGTGCCTCAAGTCGGGTAACGCCTGCATCCTGCGCGGCGGCTCCGAAGCCATCCGCAGCAACCGGGCCATCGCCGCCTGCGTTCAGGAAGGCCTGGCCGCCGCCGGCCTGCCCGCCGACGCGGTGCAAGTGGTGGACACCACCGACCGGGCCGCCGTGGGCGAATTGATCACCATGCGCGAATACGTGGACGTGATCGTGCCGCGCGGCGGCAAGGGTCTGATCGCCCGCCTGCTGGCCGAATCCCGGGTGCCGATGATCCAGCACCTGGACGGCAACTGCCACGTTTACGTGGACGACAAGGCCGATCCGGAAAAGGCATTGAAGATCGTCGAGAACGCCAAGACCCAGCGCTACGGCACCTGCAATACCGCCGAGTCCCTGCTGATCGCCCGGGCCATCGCCCCGACCCTGCTGCCGCGCCTCGCCGCCATGCTCCAGGGCAAGGGGGTGGAAATCCGCGGCTGCGCCGAGACCGCCGCCCTGGTGCCGAACACGGTGCCGGCCAGCGACGAGGACTACGCCACCGAATTCCTCGCCCCGATCATCGCCGTCAAGGTGGTGGCCGGCCTGGACGAGGCCATGGACCACATCGCCCGCTATTCCTCCGGCCACACCGAGGCCATCGTCACCGAGGACTACACCCGGGCGCTGACCTTCCTGCGCGAAGTGGATTCGGCCTCGGTCATGGTCAACGCCTCGACCCGCTTCGCCGACGGCTTCGAGTACGGCCTGGGCGCCGAGATCGGCATCTCCACCGACAAGATCCACGCCCGGGGCCCGGTGGGCCTGGAAGGGCTGACCAGCCAGAAGTGGGTGGTGCTGGGCACCGGCCAGGTGCGCGCCTGA
- a CDS encoding IclR family transcriptional regulator — protein sequence MSEADTTDRNRVTALERGLAILRCFTARDRGGLSNGEIAARTGLAKSTVSRLTYTLTTLGYLRWDEAAGTAGRYRVGPSVLALGYVALGNIGVREQARPLMQDLADYASALVSLATRDRLAMIYLENCRPRSLTTLKVSVGMQMPMASTSIGRAFLAALPAAERGFLMDQLARREGDAWAEQRAGLDKAFADVAARGYCVSIGEWQRDTNAVAAPLTCPDGEVLALSLSGPAFALTPQRIDDDLGPRLVYLARSIEAAAG from the coding sequence ATGAGTGAGGCCGACACCACCGACCGCAACCGGGTCACCGCCCTGGAGCGGGGGCTGGCCATCCTGCGCTGCTTCACCGCCCGGGACCGGGGCGGCCTGAGCAACGGCGAGATCGCCGCCCGCACCGGCCTGGCCAAATCCACCGTATCCCGGCTTACCTACACCCTTACCACCCTGGGCTACCTGCGCTGGGACGAGGCGGCGGGCACCGCCGGCCGCTATCGGGTCGGTCCCTCCGTGCTCGCCCTGGGCTACGTGGCCCTGGGCAACATCGGCGTGCGCGAGCAGGCTCGGCCGCTGATGCAGGACCTGGCCGACTACGCCAGCGCCCTGGTGTCCCTAGCCACCCGGGACCGGCTGGCCATGATCTACCTGGAAAACTGCCGGCCCCGCTCCCTGACCACCCTCAAGGTCAGCGTCGGCATGCAGATGCCCATGGCCAGCACCTCCATCGGCCGCGCCTTCCTGGCCGCGTTGCCGGCGGCCGAGCGGGGGTTCCTGATGGACCAGCTGGCCCGCCGCGAGGGCGACGCCTGGGCCGAACAGCGGGCCGGGTTGGACAAGGCCTTCGCCGACGTGGCGGCCCGGGGCTACTGCGTGTCCATCGGTGAATGGCAGCGCGACACCAACGCTGTGGCCGCCCCCCTCACCTGCCCGGACGGCGAGGTGCTGGCCCTGTCCCTGTCCGGCCCGGCCTTCGCCCTGACGCCCCAGCGCATCGATGACGACCTGGGGCCGCGCCTGGTGTACCTGGCCCGCTCGATCGAGGCGGCGGCAGGGTAG
- the holA gene encoding DNA polymerase III subunit delta produces MILKGDALAAHLEGGRPLAALYVLHGDEPLLVIEAGDAIRAAARQRGFTERDVLTVLPGFNWGELFSRGGNLSLFGDKSLLDLRIPSGKPGRDGSEALQRYCGQLADDSLMLVTLPELNWQDEKSAWFTALEKAGVVIKLNAPRLNELPAWIAGRLARQQQRASRDALHFLAERVEGNLLAAHQEIQKLALLYPTGREAAELTLEQIKDAVLDVARYDLDSLREALLAGDTGRMARILDALRQSGEALPLVIWAVTEEVRALATLSQGVAAGRPLDTLLKEARVWGPRQGMLKQALGRLDGDRTTRALKRVARIDRIAKGIEDGDPWLELLRLGMEIGAPARRRPMAATR; encoded by the coding sequence ATGATTCTCAAGGGAGACGCTCTCGCTGCGCACCTGGAAGGCGGGCGGCCACTCGCCGCCCTCTACGTGCTGCACGGGGACGAACCCCTGCTGGTCATCGAGGCCGGCGACGCGATCCGGGCCGCCGCCCGGCAGCGCGGCTTCACCGAACGGGACGTCCTCACCGTCCTGCCCGGCTTCAACTGGGGCGAACTGTTCTCCCGGGGCGGCAATCTTTCCCTGTTCGGCGACAAGAGCCTGCTCGACCTGCGCATCCCCTCGGGTAAGCCCGGACGGGACGGCTCCGAGGCCCTGCAACGCTACTGTGGCCAGCTCGCCGACGACAGCCTGATGCTGGTCACCCTGCCGGAACTCAACTGGCAGGATGAAAAATCCGCCTGGTTCACCGCCCTGGAAAAGGCCGGGGTGGTGATCAAGCTGAATGCTCCCCGGCTCAACGAACTACCCGCCTGGATCGCCGGGCGGCTGGCCCGGCAGCAGCAGCGCGCCAGCCGGGACGCCCTGCACTTCCTGGCGGAACGGGTGGAAGGCAACCTGCTCGCCGCCCACCAGGAAATCCAGAAATTGGCCCTGCTCTATCCGACGGGCCGGGAAGCTGCGGAACTGACCCTGGAACAGATCAAGGATGCGGTTCTCGATGTGGCCCGCTACGACCTGGACAGTCTGCGCGAAGCCCTGCTGGCCGGCGACACTGGCCGAATGGCGCGCATTCTCGACGCCTTGCGCCAGAGCGGCGAAGCCCTGCCCCTGGTGATCTGGGCGGTGACGGAAGAAGTGCGGGCCCTGGCAACGTTGAGCCAGGGCGTGGCGGCGGGCCGCCCCCTCGATACGCTACTCAAGGAAGCCCGGGTGTGGGGGCCGCGCCAAGGGATGCTCAAGCAAGCCTTAGGAAGACTGGATGGGGATCGGACAACCCGTGCGCTGAAGCGGGTGGCGCGAATCGACAGGATCGCCAAGGGGATCGAAGATGGCGATCCCTGGCTGGAACTGCTGCGACTGGGAATGGAAATCGGGGCTCCCGCGCGGCGGCGCCCCATGGCGGCAACCCGTTAG